The following are from one region of the Arthrobacter sp. TMP15 genome:
- the nrdH gene encoding glutaredoxin-like protein NrdH — protein sequence MTVTVYTKPACVQCNATYRALDKKGITYQSVDISTDPAALEHVLSLGYQQAPVVITDADHWSGFRPDKIAELAAAVDGAAFNVA from the coding sequence ATGACCGTCACGGTTTACACCAAACCTGCATGTGTCCAGTGCAACGCAACATACCGTGCGTTGGATAAAAAAGGCATCACATATCAGAGCGTGGATATCTCAACTGATCCCGCCGCTCTTGAGCATGTGCTCAGCCTGGGCTACCAGCAGGCACCTGTTGTTATCACGGACGCCGATCACTGGTCAGGATTCCGCCCGGATAAGATTGCCGAATTGGCTGCAGCCGTCGATGGCGCTGCCTTCAACGTCGCGTAG